CGCACCGTGTTCCGGGCCATCCTGGAATACTATCTGTCCGGGGTGGTTCGCTGTCCACCCACCGTTTCCGTACAGGAGCTGCGGGAGGCGTGCGACTATCTGCTCATCCCGTTCAACGCTAACACAATCCGCTGCCAGAATCTGCGCGGTCTGCTGCACGAACTGTCCAACGAGGGCGCGAGCATCCAGTTCGAGGCGTTCCTGGAGCAGCTGATCCTTCCGTTGATGGTGGACGCCGCACGGCAAGGTCATCGCGAATGTCACATTGTGGTCCTGTCCGAGGGTAGGTGGACGGGATTTTTATTATACAATGCAAAgtgataataaatttaaatgccCTTCGTTCCCATTTTCCAGATGACATTATCGATTGGGACGCCGAGTACCCGCCGCAGATGGGCGAGGAAGACTGCCAAACGGTCGCAAACACGGCCATGTATCGGTTCTTTAAGTACATCGAAAACCGTGACGTCGCCAAACAGGTGCTGAAAGATCGGGGGCTGAAAAAAATTCGACTTGGAATCGAGGGCTACCCGACGTACAAGGAAAAGATCAAGCGCCGCCCTAGCGGTCGTATGGAGGTGATCTACAACTACTTGCAGCGGCCCTTTATCCATATGTCGTGGGAAAAGGAGGAAGCAAAGAGTCGTCACGTAGACTTCCAGTGCGTTAAATCCAAATCGGTTACCAATCTAGCGGAAGCAACCGCTGATCCAGCGCTAGAGCTTGATTCGGGTAAGTTCATCTTTTGCAtagtcataaaaaaaacattacttaAGCACTCGTCTCGTCGAACAATCTTTCCGCAGCCGGGAATCCGCTTCCTCAGCGGCACTTTGAAATATCGCACGAACCAGAAGCAGAACCGTTTCTGCGGCCCGACGCACTTCTCGACGGCGAGGAAGGTGCCGTCGGAGGTCTGCCCAATGGGGACGACATTGGCCTACTTGGACCAGAGGAAGCGCAGTAGTGAGTAGAGGTAAATTTGGGAGCCTAGTTCCTCTACAGTGTGCCCTGAGTTCTCAACGTCTACCGGCGAGGTTTGACCCTTGTCATCTCCAATTACGGCTTCATAAAGCAGGTCACGAAAAGAACCGTAACATGCAAAaatgcgtaaaaa
This Anopheles marshallii chromosome 3, idAnoMarsDA_429_01, whole genome shotgun sequence DNA region includes the following protein-coding sequences:
- the LOC128712230 gene encoding BTB/POZ domain-containing protein 10; translated protein: MELQLQRKQGTAAAGAHAQQRDGTAGTGSGSASSGSGGAISKNDSYDSSHSSSNTEDTTETDDRRRKMMKNRARNNRLMQQQQHQAQQNTTDSAKVAAGKKLAENERITLIVDNTTFSVNVSMLTAQPETMLGRMFSTGFEFTHPNERGEYEVAEGISRTVFRAILEYYLSGVVRCPPTVSVQELREACDYLLIPFNANTIRCQNLRGLLHELSNEGASIQFEAFLEQLILPLMVDAARQGHRECHIVVLSEDDIIDWDAEYPPQMGEEDCQTVANTAMYRFFKYIENRDVAKQVLKDRGLKKIRLGIEGYPTYKEKIKRRPSGRMEVIYNYLQRPFIHMSWEKEEAKSRHVDFQCVKSKSVTNLAEATADPALELDSAGNPLPQRHFEISHEPEAEPFLRPDALLDGEEGAVGGLPNGDDIGLLGPEEAQ